GAAGTCCTTGAAGTAGAGGACCTCCTTGTCACCGTTGGCATAGGTGACCTCGAGGAACCTGTTCTCTTCGGACTCCGAATACATCCGGAGCACGACCGCCTCGATCATCGCCTCGACCGTGGCCTGGGCGTCGCCGCCGTGCTCGGTCAGGTCGTCGCCGTGGAGCGGCAGGCCGGACAGGATGTACTTACTGAAGATGTCCTTCGCCGCCTCGGCGTCCGGACGCTCGATCTTGATCTTCACGTCGAGTCGGCCGGGGCGCAGGATGGCGGGGTCGATCATGTCTTCGCGGTTGGACGCGCCGATCACGATGACGTTTTCGAGCCCCTCGACACCGTCGATCTCCGAGAGGAGCTGCGGGACGATCGTGTTCTCCACGTCGGAGGAGACGCCGGAGCCGCGGGTGCGGAACACCGAGTCCATCTCGTCGAAGAACACGATCACCGGGGTGCCCTCGCCGGCCTTCTCACGGGCCCGCTGGAACACCAGCCGGATGTGCCGCTCGGTCTCACCGACGTATTTGTTCAGCAGCTCCGGACCCTTGATGTTGAGGAAGTAGCTGGTGTGCTTCTCCTCGCCACGCCGCTCGGCGATCTTCTTCGCCAACGAGTTGGCGACCGCCTTCGCGATCAGGGTCTTGCCGCAACCGGGCGGTCCGTAGAGCAGGATGCCCTTCGGCGGCCGCAGCTGGTGCTCGCGGAACAGGTCGGCGTGCAGGAACGGCAGTTCCACCGCGTCGCGGATGGCCTCGATCTGGGTGTGCAGGCCACCGATGTCTTCATAGCCGACGTCGGGGACCTCCTCCAGGACGAGCTCCTCCACCTCACTCTTCGGGATGCGCTCGTAGGCGTAGGCCGAGCGCGGCTCGATCATGAGCGAGTCGCCGGTGCGCAACGGCGCGCCGATCAGCGACTCGGCCAGGTGGACGATGCGCTCCTCGTCAGCGTGGGAGATCACCAGGGCACGGTCACCAGCACCGCCACCCGGGTTTTCCAGGATCTCCTTGAGCATCACGACCTCGCCGACCCGCTCGTAACCGAACGCGTCGACGACGTTGAGCGCGTCGTTGAGCAGGACCTCCTGGCCGCGCTTGAGCTCCTCGGTGTTGATCGAGGGCGACACGGCCACTCGCAGCTTGCGACCGCCGGTGAACACATCCACCGTGCCGTCGTCGTGGCGGGTCAGGAAGACGCCGTAACCGCTCGGCGGCTGCGCGAGGCGGTCGATTTCTTCCTTGAGTGTGACGATCTGGGCCCGCGCCTCTTTGAGAGTCGTGACCAGCCGCTCGTTGTTTTCGGACACTCGGGCCAGCTGCGCCTGCGTTGCCGCGAGCCGCTCCTCGAGCTGACGGACGTGTCGGGGGCTCTCTGTGAGCCTGCGCCGCACCAGAGCGAGTTCCTCTTGAAGGAACGCGACCTGGGTGGAGAGATCGTGGGTCTCCTTCTCCCACCGTGCGGCGCGCGCATCCGCGTCGTCGCTGCGTGCCACGTCCCACCTCCCCGGGGGGCTAAAAACGTTCTGTCATAACACTAACCGCTCCGACGACGATTTAGACCCAGGCAACACCCTCGTCACCGACTCTTGATCTCGTCCGGTTCAGGATTTCCACCGGCGAGGAGCCTGAAAAACATCGTCGGGTACGGTCGGAACGTACGAACGTAGCTCGTAGGAGGCGAAGTGACGACCCAGACCGAGACTGATCAGTTGCGGGTCTGGGTGGACCAGGACCTGTGCACCGGCGACGGGCTCTGCGTGCAATACGCGCCCGAGGTCTTCGAGTTCGACATCGACGGGCTGGCCTACGTCAAGGACGGGTCCGGAGAGCTACAGCTGTCACCTGGTGTCCGGGTTGACGTGCCCGCCCACCTGCGGCTCGACGTGATCGACTCGGCGAAGGACTGCCCCGGCGAATGCATCCACGTGACCCGCGGCGACACCGACGACGAGGTCGCCGGCCCCAACGCGCCGGTCGAGTAACCCGGCCCGCGTCTCAGAGAGTGGGACGGCCGACCAGCGAGGCGACCAGCCGGGCGAAGTCTTCGAGCCGAGCGATCTGACCCGCTCCCCCGTCGTCGAGCGTCTTGCCGAAGCGCAGCGCGTCGTGGCGCGGCACCTGGCTGTCTTCGGCGGCGCCGGCCTCGTCCATCGAGCTGAGCAGCAGGTAGACGTCGATCGAGTCGGTGCGCGCCTGGCCGTTGGGTGAGCGCGAGAGCCGCCGCCGGCAGCCGACCTCGGTGACGGTCGACAGCGGCACGACCCGCAGCGACGAGGTCATCGAGCCGGCCGGGCCGTCGGTGGGCGGCACGTCTTCGCCGTGCCAGAGGATCAGCCGGCTGCCGTCGCAGACGACGACCTCCTGCCACACGCCGTTGACCTCGTTGACGAAACGTTCCAGCGTGAAACAGACGACGGTGGCGCCGTTGAGCACCCCGCCCAGGGCCTCCAGCGCGACGTCGGGGTCGCGCAGGTAGGCCCGAGCGGCGGAGTCGAGGTCAGGGTAGGGCGACCAGTCCGGGAAGACGGCGGGCAGGTCGTTGCCGCCGCCGAACGAGGGGCGGCTCATCTGGGCTCGCCCGGGACGTCGCCCTGGGTCGCCACGCCGTCGACTCCGGCGGCCCCGTCGCCCGGCAAGTCCACCGGCGCCCGGTTGGCGGCCTTGCGTATCGCATATGCCTCTGCGCCCTTGGAAGGTTTGCGCCTGCGCGGCGGGGCGAGCACGCCCGGGGCCAGCTTGCGGGCGGAGACCAGGAACGCGGTGTGGGCGATCATGCGGTGGTCGGGGCGCACGGCCAGGCCCTCGGCGTGCCAGTCGCGGACCATCGACTCCCAGGCGCGGGGCTCGGTGAAGCCGCCCTTCTCGCGCAGCGCCTCGACCAGGTCGGAGAGCTGGGTGGTGGTCGCGACGTAGCCGATGAACACGCCGCCGGGCACCAGCGCGCGGGAGATCAGGTCGACGGCGTCCCAGGGGGCCAGCAGGTCGAGGATGATCCGGTCGAAACCGGTGTCGGTGCAGCTCAGCACGTCGCCGTTGCGCAGGGTCCAGGCCGGGTGCGGGCCGCCGAAGAAGGCCTCGACGTTCTTGCGGGCGATGGCGGCGAAGTCGTCGCGGAGCTCGTAGGAGATCAGGTCGCCGGACGGGCCGACGGCGCGCAGCAGCCAACTGGCCAGCGCGCCCGAGCCGGCGCCGGCCTCGAGCACCCGGGCGCCGGGGAAGATGTCGCCCATCGTGACGATCTGGCCGGCATCTTTCGGGTAGATCACCTGGGCGCCGCGGGGCATGGAGAGCACGTAATCGGACAAAAGGGGCCTAAGGGCCAAATATTCCGTGCCGCCTGCCGAGCGGACCACGCTGCCGTCGGGGAGGCCGATGATCTCGTCGTGGGCCAGCGCGCCGCGGTGGGTGTGGAACTCGCGGCCGGGCTCCAGGGTGACGGTGTGCATCCGGCCCTTGGGGTCGGTGAGCTGGACCCGGTCGCCGACCCGGAACGGACCCCGGTTGTGCGGGGTCGTGTCGGGCTCGGTCTCGGTGGTCGTCGGGTGCAGCGTGCTCACGTCCTCATCTTTCCGTTGGGCTCAAGGAGCTGCGCCAGGTCGGAGAGGCGCAACACACCGACCACATCTTCGCCCGAAGTGACCAGATACTGCGAGCCCGGGTTGCGCTGCACCGTGTTGATCACCTGATCGCCACTCGTGCCGACCGGGATCGTGGGCACGCCGTCGATGCCGCGGGCCACCGTGTCGACCGAGACCCAGGGCCGGCGCTCCATCGGCACCGCCTCGACCGCGGCCTTCTCGACCAGGCCGACCAGCCGCCCG
This genomic interval from Asanoa ferruginea contains the following:
- the arc gene encoding proteasome ATPase, with the protein product MARSDDADARAARWEKETHDLSTQVAFLQEELALVRRRLTESPRHVRQLEERLAATQAQLARVSENNERLVTTLKEARAQIVTLKEEIDRLAQPPSGYGVFLTRHDDGTVDVFTGGRKLRVAVSPSINTEELKRGQEVLLNDALNVVDAFGYERVGEVVMLKEILENPGGGAGDRALVISHADEERIVHLAESLIGAPLRTGDSLMIEPRSAYAYERIPKSEVEELVLEEVPDVGYEDIGGLHTQIEAIRDAVELPFLHADLFREHQLRPPKGILLYGPPGCGKTLIAKAVANSLAKKIAERRGEEKHTSYFLNIKGPELLNKYVGETERHIRLVFQRAREKAGEGTPVIVFFDEMDSVFRTRGSGVSSDVENTIVPQLLSEIDGVEGLENVIVIGASNREDMIDPAILRPGRLDVKIKIERPDAEAAKDIFSKYILSGLPLHGDDLTEHGGDAQATVEAMIEAVVLRMYSESEENRFLEVTYANGDKEVLYFKDFNSGAMIQNIVDRGKKMAIKEFLASGRKGMRLQHLLDACVDEFRENEDLPNTTNPDDWARISGKKGERIVYIRTLVSGGKGTEAGRSIETASNTGQYL
- a CDS encoding tRNA (adenine-N1)-methyltransferase, which gives rise to MSTLHPTTTETEPDTTPHNRGPFRVGDRVQLTDPKGRMHTVTLEPGREFHTHRGALAHDEIIGLPDGSVVRSAGGTEYLALRPLLSDYVLSMPRGAQVIYPKDAGQIVTMGDIFPGARVLEAGAGSGALASWLLRAVGPSGDLISYELRDDFAAIARKNVEAFFGGPHPAWTLRNGDVLSCTDTGFDRIILDLLAPWDAVDLISRALVPGGVFIGYVATTTQLSDLVEALREKGGFTEPRAWESMVRDWHAEGLAVRPDHRMIAHTAFLVSARKLAPGVLAPPRRRKPSKGAEAYAIRKAANRAPVDLPGDGAAGVDGVATQGDVPGEPR
- a CDS encoding ferredoxin encodes the protein MTTQTETDQLRVWVDQDLCTGDGLCVQYAPEVFEFDIDGLAYVKDGSGELQLSPGVRVDVPAHLRLDVIDSAKDCPGECIHVTRGDTDDEVAGPNAPVE